The Maylandia zebra isolate NMK-2024a linkage group LG1, Mzebra_GT3a, whole genome shotgun sequence DNA segment GAGTCGATAGAGTCTATTTGTTCTGTCCTTGGGTAGATCCTTTCGCGTTTGAAGTGCCTTGATTTCCTTGCAGAAGATTGATCTTTGTACAATGGATATGACTTTAagcttctttcctttcttcAAGGTTAGTGGCTTTATTGCTTCTCCTTTCCAAGCCCTTAAACTCTTTCACAAATCTGAGAAGTCTTGCCATAGCTTTGACCAACCTTGACCAACTGGAGAATTTCAGAAAACGTTCTGCCAAAGAATTTGTTTCTGTAGTTGTATGGAGTACAACAACTTTGCGTACTTCTGGATCCTCTGCATCAAGTTTCCCCACCGTGACTTCTTCATGGGGAAGTTTCTCTTGCCAAAGAAAACTTGGACCACTAAACCAGTTGGAGGTAATGAGGTCTTTGGCCTTCAGTCCGCGCGAGGCATGGTctgctggattgagatctgataCCACAAACTTCCATTGCATCGGTTGAGTGCTTTCCTTAATACGCTGAATGCGATTTGCAACGAAAACATGGAAACGTCTCGCATCGTTGTTGATATATCCCAAGACAACTTGAGAATCTGTCCAGAAGAATTCTTGAGCATCTTCTAGCTCCAACTCTGCTTTAAGCATGTCACTAATCCGCACTGCTACAACTGCTGCAGACAGCTCCAATCTTAGCACCGTAGTAACCTTCGTGGGTGCTACTCTGGACTTTGCAAAGACAAGAGCGCAGTGGACTTGTCCTGCTTCACTGACAGCTCTCAGGTACGTACAAACACCATACCCTGAAACACTTGCGTCTGAGAAATGGTGAAGCTCGTACTTCTGAACTGTTTGAAAATCTTTTGGCACGTAACATCTGTCAATTTTGACATCTGCTAGATTTTTTAGATCCAACAACCAGGACTCCCACCGTGACTTCAGATCGCTTGTGAGTGGTTCGTCCCAATCTGCTTTCTCACGACACATTTGCTGTAGTATCTGCTTCCCAAGTAGAACAAAAGGTGCCACAAAGCCAAGTGGATCGTAAATAGAGGCTACTGTGGACAACACTCCTCTTCTGGAAAGTGGCTGCTCGTTCACAACTACTCGAAACTGGAAATGATCCGAGTCAATGCACCATTTGACACCTAGGGCTCTTTCAATTTGTTGCTCGCCCAGTGACAAGTCCTTTCTTACTGTTTCTGCACAATCTTCTTCCGCCAGCGAATTAAGCACTTGCTTACTGTTTGAGACAAACTTGTGAAGTCGCAAGCCTCCTGTGCTgcaaagttcctttgcttcCTTCACCAAACGAATTGCCTCTTCTTCTGAGTGGAAACTGATAAGACCATCGTCCACATAAAAATTTCGCTCAATGAATCTTATGGTAGCTTCACTGAACTTGCCTTGACCTTGTGCAGCAATATACTTGAGACCAAAGTTCGCACAGGCAGGGGAAGAAGCAGCTCCAAACAAGTGTACGCACATGCGATAGACAGATGGAGTAGAGTTGAAGTCTCCATTGTCCCACCACAAGAAGCGAAAGTAATTTTGATCTTCTTCTCTGACTCTGAATTGATGAAACATGCGCTCAATGTCGCACATCACTGCAACTGGACCTTTCCGAAATCGGCACAGGACCCCCACTAGAGAGTTGGTTAACTCTGGCCCTGTAAGCAGGTAGTCGTTCAAGGACACCCCTCCGTACTTTGCTGAACAATCAAACACCACTCTTATTTTGCCAGGCTTTTGAGGATGATACACTCCATGGTGTGGAATGTACCAGGCAGGGCCTTTGTCCAGGTCTACAGAGGGAACTCTTTCTGCATCACCACGCTCTATAGTCTCTCTCATGAACTCTGTGTAGTCTTTGTGGTATTGCTTGTCCTTCTCAAATCTTCTCTTCAAATTTTTGAGTCTGTGTTCTGCACAGCTCCGGTTGTTTGCCAGACTTGGTCTGTCTTCCTTAAATGGCAAAGGTAACTCACAGTGTCCATCTGCTTTCATCTTCACTCCTTCTTCCATTATGGAGATGAACCTTAAATCTTCTTGTGAGAAGTGTGAATCGTCCACCTTTCTTTCATTGAAGTCGGACTTGAGCACTTTAATTACATCTGCAGATGTGACCACCTCTTTAACTTGTGTGCGACAGACGTATTGCACTTCTTTGACCAACTGCTCAGCTGACTGATTGGGTGTCACTTCCTTGACAATGATCTTGTGGCTACATCCTATGGCATCCCCATAGTCAACACATGGATTAGCTCCTCCAACTATTGTCCAGCCAAGGTCTGTTCTTTGGGCAAAAGGTTCATTATCTTTTCCCGCCACAACTTCTCTGGGTACCAACACTTGTGAACAATTGTAACCAATGAGCAGGCCTACGTCACATTCAATCAGTGGAGCGATTTCTTCAGCCAGGTGCTCTAAGTGTGGCCACGCTCTTGCTGTCCTTTGTGTGGGAATATGACTCAAATTCGCAGGAATAAACTCTCTTGTGTATGTCACAGGAAGAGGAATTCTCCTTGAAGAAGAGAAACCTCTGACCTGTAACCCAGACAGCCTTTGACTTGGTACTAAAGTGTCTTTAGAAGACATTGTCGAGAGCTTTAACTGCACACATTCCTTCTCTGCATCCAGAGCATCTGCCTTTTCCTTCAAGACGAATGTCGTGTCACTTTGGCTATCAAGAAGAGCATAGAGAAGAATCTCATGTTCAGGATTGCTTGTTGTGGATAACCAAACTGGAATGATTGTAGATGTGAGATTACTTCTGTCACTTTGAATCACACGGTTTGATATTGCTTAGTGCTgtcaagagattaaaaaaaaatagagattaattaattatgatttttaattaattgatcTAATTAATCTCTTTTTTAATCTCACCTAAAAATAGCTGAGGAAAGCCCTCAACTTATTGTGGCAGACCAAAAGACTGATATAACAAAGAAAGTGACTTTATAAAGTCATTTATTGTTTAACAAACGTTAAACAGATGCAACCATTTACATACTGTTGTATTCTTTTGTAAAAtaagtggaaaaataaatacaaataaaatcaaataaattaagTGCTGCAAGTTAGCACATCAGAGTTGCTCTTTTCTGAGCAATACAGCACTGAAATTCCTCTGCTTcagataatgaaaaataaaactgacattGCAGTGCTGCAAGTTAGCACATCAAAGTATTCTTCCATcacaaaaaaaagtgctgaaCATCAAGCAATCTATTCTAGTAGGCTACAAATGACACAGCAGCTATGCTGACCACATGTGTCTCATTTCTTCTTCCTCAGCCAGTCGCTAAGACACACCAGCCTGGTAACATTTTCTGGAAGCAAGGCTGCCCTTTTCTTTTGCACTATGTGGCCTGCAAGGCTAAAGAGTCTCTCACAGGGTACAGAGGTAGCTGGGGAGGCCAGGTACTTTTGTGCTAGGACTGACAGCTTTTCATAGACTCCTGAGTGAGCATACCACCACTGCAGGGGACAGTCATCAATACTGATGCTGGGTTCTGCTCTGTAGCGCTGCAGCTCTCCAGACTCAATTCCATCTTCTAAGTCAGAGTCAGACCCCAGAAGGAGTtcgctcctcctcttcttctgagCTGGTCCATCATCCTCTGTGGAGGGCTGGAGACTATCTGCTCTTCTGGGCTCTGCTGCCTGGAGCATATTCTCCAGAATGGTCCAcacctgaatgaatgaatgaatgaatgaatgaatgaatgattgtGATTAAAActaagtgcttttttttaattttatttaatcttgtaaagaactttgtgtgccatataataaataaaagtttgatttgATAATGAATTGGACTCATTAGTCCAGCTTAACCTTATTGTCCTACCTGTTCCCTCTTTTCTCTTGGAAGACATTTCAAATCCTTAAACCGTGGATCCAATGCTGTGGCCACCTCGAACCATATCTCGTTGCCATTAGCTCGTCGTGCTGCCAGATCCTTCTGGAAGGCATTCTTGAACTTCACCACGTAGGCAGGATCATCATCAGTAATGTCCATGACACGGTACAGATGGCGAAAAGCAGGCAGCACTACAGAGCAAGAGACGTAGGCCTCACCACCCAGCAGCTCTGTCACATACCTGCAGAGGTGGAGAGGTTTGCTAAATAAACCTAGCTGGATTCATTTAAATCAAAGTGTAACTGATTTCCAATTTAATTGTCCTTAAAAGTTCCTTGTTATGTTCATTAATTTTGATTTTACACATGTAACAGtagtttatataattaaaatggGAAGGTGTTTATTTGAACTTACTTGCATGGTTCAAGCAGGAGCTCCAGCCTCTGCAGTTTCGCCCACTCAGCTTCGGTTGGCAAGACCAACCTGTGGTTCTGTTGgtccaacgtagcctggacagcCTCTCGGTTACATAGGAGGCGTGAGACCATTGCGAGAGTCGAGTTCCACCTGGTGGGTACATCCTGTATAAGTTGATCGCTCTTCTTTCCGAGTGCTACTTGTTGTTGGTTAAGTTCTGTGGTACTCGCAGGGCTTTGTTTAAAATGACCAACAATCTTGCGGCACTTTGCCAGTACACCGACAAAACCACTGCTATCGAGACATACCGTGATGGTCCTCTGGAGAATGTGAGCATTGCAGGCGATGTGCTCATATGGAAGTGCTCTCATAGCAGCCAGCATGTTTGCTGCGCTGTCTGTGCCAATGGTGGATATCTTGTTTTCAATACCCCAGTCATTTGCTACCTTGAGGAACTGTTCGGCGCATTTATCAGCAAAGTGCCTGGTTTCTGTTCTCATGACGGTCAGTGCAAATGAGTTGAGGTTCCACTCACTATCAATAAAGTGTCCAGTCACCCCAAAATAGCTGTGGTTGCCAGCTGAGGTCCAGTGATCTCCGGTTATAGCAACACAGTTGGGAGAATCCTCCGCCAAAATctcaagtttgtttttcttttcgccGTCGTACATTTTGCTGATTTTGGTCG contains these protein-coding regions:
- the LOC112435198 gene encoding E3 SUMO-protein ligase ZBED1-like, coding for MEAHLRVVGPMNGKFVFHKRPDGTIDKGKVVCLECKKEFAYHRSSSSLAYHLNAKHPAASAATASSEDVSNIASQSKAFRQTKLENTPRISKSATDRLTNVIAKWIAMNCRPINIVEDEGLTEVLQIASNDPSYKPPCRTTVTTKISKMYDGEKKNKLEILAEDSPNCVAITGDHWTSAGNHSYFGVTGHFIDSEWNLNSFALTVMRTETRHFADKCAEQFLKVANDWGIENKISTIGTDSAANMLAAMRALPYEHIACNAHILQRTITVCLDSSGFVGVLAKCRKIVGHFKQSPASTTELNQQQVALGKKSDQLIQDVPTRWNSTLAMVSRLLCNREAVQATLDQQNHRLVLPTEAEWAKLQRLELLLEPCKYVTELLGGEAYVSCSVVLPAFRHLYRVMDITDDDPAYVVKFKNAFQKDLAARRANGNEIWFEVATALDPRFKDLKCLPREKREQVWTILENMLQAAEPRRADSLQPSTEDDGPAQKKRRSELLLGSDSDLEDGIESGELQRYRAEPSISIDDCPLQWWYAHSGVYEKLSVLAQKYLASPATSVPCERLFSLAGHIVQKKRAALLPENVTRLVCLSDWLRKKK